In a single window of the Rhizobiaceae bacterium genome:
- the glpK gene encoding glycerol kinase GlpK: protein MTSNILAIDQGTTSTRAIVFDADMKIVGLDQKEFSQHYPASGWVEHDPEEIWATVVSTCRAALRKAKLTAADIAAIGITNQRETVVVWDKATGEPIYNAIVWQDRRTAPLCHRLKKAGREPTFVRKTGLLLDPYFSGTKITWLLDNVKGARKRAEAGELLAGTIDSFLIWRLTGGNVHATDATNASRTLVFNIAENRWDEELLRLLKIPAAMLPEVRDCAADFGRTQKSFLGAEVPILGVAGDQQAATIGQACFQPGMMKSTYGTGCFALLNTGTDMVRSKNRLLTTIAYRLGGKTTYALEGSIFIAGAAVQWLRDGARMIGHAAQSGELAGEADPSQNVYLVPAFVGLGAPHWDADARGAIFGLTRNSGPAEFAKAALESVAFQTRDLLDAMKKDWRGHGGRKTVLRVDGGMVASDWTMQCLADILDAPVDRPTVLETTALGAAWLAASKAGVWPKATGFAKRWALDRRFQPQMEEKVRRAKIRGWHDAVRRTLTA, encoded by the coding sequence ATGACATCGAATATCCTTGCGATCGATCAGGGCACGACATCCACGCGCGCCATCGTGTTCGACGCCGATATGAAGATCGTCGGCCTCGACCAGAAGGAATTTTCACAGCACTATCCGGCTTCCGGCTGGGTGGAACACGATCCGGAGGAAATCTGGGCGACAGTCGTCTCGACGTGCAGGGCGGCCCTCAGGAAGGCGAAGCTGACGGCAGCCGACATCGCGGCGATCGGCATAACCAATCAGCGCGAGACGGTGGTCGTCTGGGACAAAGCGACCGGCGAGCCGATCTACAACGCCATCGTCTGGCAGGACCGGCGCACCGCGCCGCTCTGCCACAGGCTTAAGAAGGCAGGCAGGGAGCCGACATTCGTCCGCAAGACGGGGCTTCTGCTCGACCCGTATTTCTCGGGCACGAAAATCACTTGGCTGCTGGACAATGTAAAGGGCGCGCGAAAACGCGCGGAAGCCGGCGAATTGCTGGCGGGCACAATCGATTCCTTCCTGATCTGGCGACTGACCGGCGGCAATGTGCATGCAACCGACGCGACCAATGCTTCGCGGACGCTGGTCTTCAACATTGCCGAGAATCGCTGGGACGAGGAACTGCTTCGGCTCCTGAAAATACCTGCCGCAATGCTGCCGGAAGTGAGGGATTGCGCGGCGGATTTTGGAAGGACACAAAAGTCCTTTTTGGGAGCCGAAGTCCCAATTCTTGGAGTCGCAGGCGACCAGCAGGCGGCAACCATCGGGCAGGCTTGCTTCCAGCCCGGCATGATGAAATCGACCTACGGAACCGGCTGCTTTGCGCTGTTGAATACGGGCACAGACATGGTGCGTTCGAAGAACCGCCTGCTCACGACGATTGCCTACCGCCTCGGGGGCAAGACGACCTACGCGCTGGAAGGCTCGATCTTCATTGCCGGAGCGGCTGTGCAATGGCTGCGCGATGGCGCGAGGATGATAGGCCATGCCGCGCAAAGCGGGGAACTGGCGGGCGAGGCCGACCCGTCGCAGAACGTCTATCTGGTGCCCGCCTTCGTCGGCCTTGGCGCTCCGCATTGGGACGCTGACGCCCGCGGCGCGATCTTCGGCCTGACGCGCAATTCTGGACCGGCCGAGTTTGCGAAAGCCGCGCTTGAATCGGTCGCGTTCCAGACGCGCGACCTGCTGGACGCGATGAAGAAAGACTGGAGGGGCCACGGCGGTCGCAAGACGGTGCTGCGCGTCGATGGCGGCATGGTTGCGTCCGACTGGACGATGCAATGCCTCGCCGACATCCTTGACGCGCCCGTGGACCGCCCCACCGTGCTCGAAACGACGGCGCTGGGCGCGGCATGGCTGGCGGCTTCAAAGGCGGGCGTCTGGCCGAAGGCGACCGGGTTTGCGAAGCGCTGGGCGCTCGACCGCCGCTTCCAGCCGCAGATGGAAGAGAAAGTGAGGCGCGCGAAGATAAGGGGTTGGCACGATGCTGTCCGGCGAACGCTGACAGCCTGA
- a CDS encoding cytochrome c biogenesis CcdA family protein, with translation MAVDVGFATAFGAGALSFLSPCVLPLVPPYLCYMAGVSVEEFSGERKAAPLAARTALFGAATMFVLGFSTVFVALGAGASTIGQFLRAWQEPLAMAAGIIIIVMGLNFLGILRIPLLSREARFQSHTRPTTVLGAYVMGLAFAFGWTPCIGPVLGPILTLAGGRGTVADGALLLAVYSLGLGLPFLIAAMFSGAFMRFLRKFRFHLGRVEKAIGALLVLAGVLFLTGGMQAAAYWLLETFPALQTLG, from the coding sequence ATGGCTGTAGATGTTGGCTTTGCAACCGCGTTTGGCGCGGGCGCGCTTTCCTTTCTGTCACCTTGCGTCCTGCCGCTGGTGCCGCCCTACCTTTGCTATATGGCCGGAGTCTCGGTCGAGGAGTTTTCCGGTGAACGCAAGGCGGCACCGCTCGCCGCACGCACCGCATTGTTCGGCGCGGCCACCATGTTCGTGCTCGGCTTTTCGACGGTTTTCGTCGCGCTTGGGGCAGGGGCATCCACAATCGGCCAGTTTCTGCGCGCCTGGCAGGAGCCGCTGGCGATGGCGGCGGGAATCATCATCATCGTGATGGGGCTGAATTTCCTCGGCATATTGCGCATCCCGCTGCTGTCGCGGGAAGCGCGTTTCCAGTCGCACACGCGCCCGACAACAGTGCTGGGCGCCTACGTCATGGGTCTGGCGTTCGCGTTTGGCTGGACGCCGTGTATAGGGCCGGTGCTCGGCCCCATCCTGACCCTTGCGGGCGGCAGGGGCACGGTTGCTGACGGCGCGCTGCTTCTGGCCGTCTATTCGCTGGGGCTCGGCCTTCCCTTCCTGATCGCCGCAATGTTTTCGGGAGCCTTCATGCGCTTTCTTCGCAAATTCCGCTTCCATCTGGGTCGCGTGGAAAAGGCCATCGGGGCGCTTCTCGTGCTTGCTGGCGTTTTGTTCCTCACCGGGGGCATGCAGGCCGCGGCCTACTGGTTGCTGGAGACTTTCCCGGCGCTCCAGACGCTTGGATAG
- a CDS encoding glycosyltransferase family 4 protein has product MRPFYLGKEWVRLGHNVTCFVSRNHHLMDQPDPLPERETVGGVPFVSLPARAYAGNGAGRALNMLDFCRSMLRLPSDLPRPDAIIVSSPHPFPIFPAARLARRYGAKLVFEIRDMWPLSIIEMTKTPRWHPITIAAWAAERFACRNADVIGSLLGNAEPFLRERGFRGRFVHAPNGVSDDEVAATLAPSTPQGKAAAERLALWRREGRLIVIHPGTQGYPSALDILLKSVANAAGERGSQPFGLLLVGGGDTADTLKQLTNRLGLNEDVFFVPPVPKPEALWLTAHSDIGYAGKRNFRSVFEHGISFNKIIDFMQVGLPIILPVTTAGDPVSASGCGIVTGDDPGDIARALLALADMSAEERMEMGRKGREYAERSLSFRQIAADYIEAIAS; this is encoded by the coding sequence TTGCGGCCATTCTATCTCGGCAAGGAATGGGTCCGGCTCGGCCACAACGTCACCTGCTTCGTGAGCCGCAACCACCACCTGATGGACCAGCCCGACCCCCTGCCGGAACGCGAGACCGTCGGCGGCGTCCCCTTCGTTTCCCTACCCGCGCGGGCCTATGCGGGCAACGGCGCGGGCCGCGCGCTCAACATGCTGGATTTCTGCCGTTCGATGCTGCGCCTGCCGTCGGACCTGCCCAGACCCGATGCGATCATCGTATCCTCTCCGCACCCGTTCCCGATCTTTCCGGCGGCGCGGCTTGCGCGTCGCTACGGCGCGAAGCTGGTCTTTGAAATCCGCGATATGTGGCCGCTTTCGATCATCGAGATGACGAAAACGCCAAGATGGCATCCAATCACGATTGCGGCCTGGGCGGCGGAACGCTTCGCCTGCCGCAACGCCGATGTCATCGGCTCGCTGCTCGGCAACGCCGAGCCCTTTCTGCGCGAACGCGGATTTCGCGGCAGGTTCGTGCATGCGCCCAACGGGGTCAGCGACGACGAGGTTGCGGCGACGCTTGCGCCCTCCACGCCGCAAGGCAAAGCGGCGGCGGAACGGCTGGCGCTCTGGCGGCGCGAGGGGCGTCTGATCGTCATTCATCCGGGTACGCAGGGTTATCCCAGCGCTCTCGACATATTGCTTAAGAGCGTCGCAAACGCTGCCGGCGAGCGCGGCAGTCAGCCATTCGGCCTGCTGCTCGTGGGGGGCGGCGACACCGCCGACACACTCAAGCAGCTCACGAACCGGCTCGGCCTGAACGAAGACGTTTTCTTCGTGCCGCCTGTACCTAAACCCGAAGCACTCTGGCTCACCGCGCACAGTGACATCGGCTATGCGGGAAAGCGAAACTTCCGCAGCGTTTTCGAGCATGGAATCAGTTTCAACAAGATCATCGACTTCATGCAGGTGGGCCTGCCTATCATCCTGCCGGTCACGACCGCAGGCGACCCGGTGTCGGCGTCGGGCTGCGGCATTGTCACTGGTGACGATCCGGGCGACATCGCCAGGGCGTTGCTGGCGCTGGCCGACATGAGTGCCGAAGAACGCATGGAAATGGGCAGGAAAGGCCGCGAATATGCCGAGCGTTCGCTGTCGTTCCGCCAGATCGCGGCAGACTACATCGAGGCGATCGCTTCATGA
- a CDS encoding transglutaminase family protein, whose protein sequence is MLLKISHRTEYSYGSPVNYALQRLRLTPQIGPTQNVKSWSVVIEGAREEVRFFDHFGNLTQLVSAHGSPHMISVVAEGIVETIDTSGIYGRDTSLAPRWLFETETDLTVPGPGVRKLVKSIAEGSDIDRLHELMHAIALKVSFTIGATGPETTAEQALAQGSGVCQDHAHVFIAAARAMGYPARYVSGYLMMDDRVEQVAGHAWAEAFVDGLGWVSFDSANGISTDERYVRIAVGRDYREAMPVSGIRLGVADERLAVRITVEQ, encoded by the coding sequence ATGTTGCTGAAAATCTCGCACCGCACCGAGTACAGCTACGGATCGCCCGTCAATTATGCATTGCAGCGGCTGCGCCTGACACCGCAGATCGGACCGACCCAGAACGTCAAGTCCTGGTCGGTCGTCATCGAAGGGGCTCGGGAGGAAGTGCGTTTTTTCGACCATTTCGGAAACCTGACACAATTGGTGAGCGCCCACGGCTCGCCGCATATGATCAGCGTTGTGGCCGAAGGCATAGTCGAAACGATCGACACATCCGGCATATACGGGCGCGACACCAGCCTTGCCCCGCGCTGGCTGTTCGAGACCGAAACGGATCTCACGGTGCCGGGACCCGGCGTTCGCAAGCTGGTCAAGTCGATCGCCGAAGGCAGCGACATCGACCGGCTGCATGAGCTGATGCACGCCATTGCGCTGAAGGTGAGCTTCACGATCGGCGCGACGGGGCCGGAAACAACGGCTGAGCAGGCGCTCGCGCAGGGCAGCGGGGTTTGCCAGGACCACGCACATGTCTTTATCGCGGCGGCCCGTGCGATGGGCTACCCCGCGCGCTATGTGAGTGGTTACCTGATGATGGATGATCGCGTCGAGCAGGTTGCGGGCCACGCCTGGGCGGAAGCCTTTGTCGACGGCCTGGGCTGGGTGTCGTTCGACAGCGCGAACGGCATCTCGACGGATGAGCGCTATGTTCGCATCGCGGTGGGGCGGGACTACCGGGAAGCCATGCCCGTTTCCGGAATTAGGCTCGGTGTTGCAGACGAACGTCTTGCGGTTCGCATCACTGTGGAACAGTAA
- a CDS encoding proteasome-type protease, with protein MTYCVALRLDSGLVFLSDTRTNAGVDNVSTYRKMHVWEQPGERVLVLMSAGNLATTQAVVSLLDERTKAVADRAPTLYETPSMFQTARLVGNTVREVIQNSVPAGQRADSYFNASFILGGQIKGTEPRLFMIYPEGNFIESTDDTPFFQIGETKYGRPIIVRAYDRQMSFEEAAKLLLVSFDSTAKANLSVGLPLDLLFYESGSLRVGLRRRISYDDPYYRVVSDGWSTALKQAFKSLPDFH; from the coding sequence ATGACCTACTGCGTTGCACTCAGGCTCGATTCGGGCCTTGTCTTTCTGTCCGACACCCGCACCAATGCCGGTGTCGACAATGTTTCGACCTATCGCAAGATGCATGTCTGGGAACAGCCGGGCGAGCGCGTGCTCGTCCTGATGTCGGCTGGAAACCTGGCGACCACGCAGGCGGTGGTGAGCCTGCTTGACGAGCGGACCAAGGCGGTAGCTGACCGTGCGCCGACGCTCTACGAGACGCCGTCCATGTTCCAGACGGCGCGGTTGGTTGGAAATACGGTGCGGGAGGTGATCCAGAATTCGGTGCCTGCGGGGCAAAGGGCGGATTCCTATTTCAACGCGTCCTTCATTCTCGGCGGCCAGATCAAGGGCACGGAACCGCGCCTGTTCATGATCTACCCGGAAGGCAATTTCATCGAATCCACGGACGACACGCCCTTTTTTCAGATCGGCGAGACGAAATATGGCCGACCGATCATCGTGCGGGCTTACGACCGCCAGATGTCGTTCGAGGAGGCGGCCAAGCTGCTTCTGGTATCCTTCGACTCTACCGCCAAGGCCAACCTGTCGGTTGGCCTGCCGCTCGACCTGCTGTTCTACGAGTCGGGAAGCCTGCGCGTCGGGCTGAGACGGCGCATCAGCTATGACGATCCCTACTACCGCGTGGTTTCCGATGGCTGGTCGACAGCCCTGAAGCAGGCGTTCAAGAGTCTGCCCGACTTCCACTAG
- the glpD gene encoding glycerol-3-phosphate dehydrogenase, whose translation MATPTQFDILVIGGGINGCGIARDAVGRGFSVFLAEMNDLASGTSSGSTKLIHGGLRYLEHYEFRLVREALMEREILWKSAPHIIWPMRFVLPYFQGGPRPAWMLRLGLFLYDHLGGRKLLPATRTLDMRTDPARKPLKPLFTKAFEYSDGWVMDSRLVALNARDAADRGAVIRTRTKVVEAVRGESEWTVTVEDTRSGARETVAAKLLVNAAGPWVDDVLAGALGQNDVHNVRLVQGSHIVVPKKFDDPRAYFFQNKDGRIIFAIPYEDDFALIGTTDRDYKGDLAKVTISDQEIDYLCDAASEYFAEPVQRADIVWTYSAVRPLYDDGASKAQEATRDYVLALDNGNGRAPLVNSFGGKITTYRRLAESMLEKIEGQLGARGGPWTANAVLPGGEFGVHGFASEVGALMADYPFLDEAHARRLVRLYGTRARKLLGTAASQDDLGRCFGADLYEAEVRYLVEHEWAMTADDVLWRRTKRGLRLTQKEAVALADFMAGLEGGTVAPKRKRRK comes from the coding sequence TTGGCGACGCCGACCCAGTTCGATATTCTTGTGATCGGCGGAGGCATTAACGGCTGCGGCATCGCGCGTGATGCCGTTGGGCGGGGCTTCTCTGTTTTTCTCGCCGAGATGAACGATCTGGCGAGCGGTACGTCCTCCGGCTCGACCAAGCTCATTCACGGCGGACTGCGCTATCTCGAACATTATGAGTTCCGGCTGGTCCGCGAGGCGCTGATGGAGCGCGAGATCCTCTGGAAAAGCGCCCCGCACATCATCTGGCCGATGCGCTTTGTGCTGCCTTATTTCCAGGGCGGGCCGCGTCCCGCCTGGATGCTGAGGCTCGGCCTGTTTCTCTATGACCATCTCGGCGGGCGAAAGCTGTTGCCCGCGACGCGGACGCTGGACATGCGCACCGATCCGGCGCGCAAGCCGCTCAAGCCGCTCTTCACGAAAGCCTTCGAATATTCGGACGGCTGGGTCATGGATTCGCGGCTTGTTGCGCTGAACGCCCGCGATGCTGCCGACCGGGGCGCGGTGATCCGTACGCGCACGAAGGTGGTTGAGGCCGTGCGGGGCGAGAGCGAGTGGACGGTGACGGTCGAGGACACGCGCTCGGGCGCGCGCGAGACCGTGGCCGCAAAGCTGCTGGTCAATGCGGCGGGGCCGTGGGTCGATGACGTTCTGGCCGGTGCGCTCGGGCAGAACGATGTGCACAATGTGCGCCTCGTGCAGGGCAGCCACATCGTCGTGCCGAAAAAGTTCGACGACCCGCGCGCCTATTTCTTCCAGAACAAGGACGGTCGCATCATCTTCGCCATCCCTTACGAGGACGATTTTGCGCTGATCGGCACGACCGACCGCGACTACAAGGGCGACTTGGCAAAGGTCACGATCAGTGACCAGGAGATCGACTATCTCTGTGACGCCGCGAGCGAGTATTTTGCCGAGCCTGTGCAGCGCGCGGATATTGTGTGGACCTATTCGGCGGTGCGCCCGCTCTATGACGACGGTGCGTCGAAGGCGCAGGAAGCGACCCGCGACTATGTGCTGGCGCTCGACAATGGCAATGGCCGAGCACCGCTGGTCAACAGTTTCGGCGGCAAGATCACGACATACCGGCGGTTGGCGGAATCGATGCTCGAAAAGATCGAAGGCCAACTCGGCGCACGTGGCGGGCCGTGGACAGCGAACGCCGTCCTTCCGGGTGGCGAATTCGGTGTTCATGGCTTCGCGTCCGAAGTGGGTGCGCTGATGGCCGATTATCCGTTTCTCGATGAAGCGCATGCCCGCAGGCTGGTGCGTCTCTATGGGACGCGTGCACGCAAGTTGCTCGGCACGGCGGCGTCGCAGGACGATCTCGGAAGGTGCTTCGGCGCCGATCTTTATGAGGCGGAAGTGCGTTACCTTGTTGAGCACGAATGGGCCATGACGGCTGACGACGTGCTTTGGCGCAGGACCAAGCGGGGCCTGCGCCTCACGCAGAAGGAAGCCGTCGCGTTGGCGGACTTCATGGCCGGACTCGAGGGGGGAACGGTCGCGCCGAAGCGGAAAAGGCGGAAATAG
- the glmU gene encoding bifunctional UDP-N-acetylglucosamine diphosphorylase/glucosamine-1-phosphate N-acetyltransferase GlmU — translation MTSRSCLSIILAAGEGTRMKSAMPKVLHKIAGRPMLAHVAHAAQAAGAGDLAFVVGHGADAVTKAISGFAPGAATFVQAERLGTAHAVLAARDAIARGYDDLLVMFGDTPLIESLVLSEARAKLAEGFAVVVVGFRTPNPAGYGRLIEKDGVLVAIREDKDCSPDERAITFCNGGLMAIAGNHALALLDRVGNANAKGEYYLTDIVELANANGLKVTSTEASFESVLGVNSRVELAEAEAIWQGRKRREIMLSGVTMIAPETVYFSADTEIGSDTVIEPNVFFGPGVKVASGVKIHAFSHIEGATIAQGSDIGPYARLRPGADLRENAKVGNFVEIKKAVVEEGAKVNHLTYIGDARIGAGANIGAGTITCNYDGFSKFFTDIGKGAFVGSNSSLVAPISIGDGAYVASGSVLTEDVEADALAFGRARQKNLPGKGRELRERFSRAAKK, via the coding sequence ATGACCTCACGAAGCTGCCTGTCCATCATCCTCGCCGCGGGCGAGGGAACGCGCATGAAAAGCGCAATGCCCAAGGTGCTGCACAAGATTGCCGGTCGCCCCATGCTCGCGCATGTCGCACACGCTGCACAAGCCGCTGGTGCCGGCGACCTCGCCTTTGTCGTGGGCCATGGCGCGGACGCCGTGACAAAGGCGATCTCGGGTTTCGCACCAGGTGCTGCGACATTTGTGCAGGCCGAACGGCTTGGCACCGCGCATGCCGTCCTTGCGGCGCGGGACGCAATCGCGCGCGGATATGACGATCTGCTGGTGATGTTCGGGGACACACCTTTGATTGAATCATTGGTATTGTCCGAGGCTCGGGCAAAGCTTGCCGAAGGGTTCGCGGTCGTGGTGGTCGGGTTCCGCACGCCCAATCCGGCGGGCTACGGTCGCCTGATCGAAAAGGACGGGGTGCTGGTTGCGATTCGGGAGGACAAGGATTGCTCGCCGGACGAACGCGCCATCACCTTCTGCAATGGCGGCTTGATGGCCATTGCGGGAAATCATGCTCTGGCGCTGCTCGACAGGGTCGGCAATGCCAACGCCAAGGGCGAATATTATCTCACCGACATCGTCGAACTGGCGAACGCGAACGGGCTGAAGGTGACGTCGACGGAAGCGAGCTTTGAAAGTGTGCTGGGCGTCAACAGCCGCGTCGAACTGGCCGAGGCGGAAGCCATATGGCAGGGCCGCAAGCGGCGCGAAATCATGCTCTCGGGCGTCACCATGATCGCCCCGGAAACCGTCTATTTCTCAGCCGATACCGAGATAGGCAGCGACACGGTGATCGAGCCCAACGTGTTTTTCGGCCCGGGCGTGAAAGTGGCTTCGGGCGTGAAAATTCATGCGTTCTCCCACATTGAGGGGGCGACGATCGCGCAAGGCTCAGACATCGGACCCTATGCGCGGCTGAGGCCGGGTGCCGACCTGCGGGAAAATGCGAAAGTCGGCAATTTCGTCGAGATCAAGAAGGCCGTTGTCGAGGAAGGTGCCAAGGTCAACCACCTGACCTATATCGGCGATGCGCGCATCGGCGCGGGCGCGAACATCGGCGCGGGCACCATCACCTGCAATTATGACGGCTTCTCCAAATTCTTCACCGACATCGGCAAAGGCGCGTTCGTCGGATCCAACTCGTCGCTCGTCGCGCCGATCAGCATCGGCGACGGTGCCTATGTCGCCTCGGGCAGCGTGCTGACCGAGGATGTGGAGGCGGATGCGCTGGCTTTCGGGCGCGCGCGGCAGAAGAACCTGCCGGGAAAAGGCCGGGAACTGCGAGAGAGATTTTCGCGCGCCGCCAAGAAATAG
- the glmS gene encoding glutamine--fructose-6-phosphate transaminase (isomerizing), producing MCGIVAIVGHAPVAPLIVDALKRLEYRGYDSAGVATVEHGELGRRRAEGKLVNLEKRLEAEPLAGTIGIGHTRWATHGVPNETNAHPHFSNGVAIVHNGIIENFAELRDELKKDGFVFSSQTDTEVVAHLVSRELAKGVAPVEAAHNALRRLHGAFALAIMFEGDEDLIVGARNGPPLAVGHGEGEMFLGSDAIALAPFTNSITYLEDGDWAVVRRNSVEIFDMEGKPVQRKRQRSIGSSYMVDKGNHRHFMEKEIHEQPEVISHTLAHYIDFTTGRTKALELPFDFAEIDRIAISACGTAYLSGLVGKYWFERYARLPVDIDIASEFRYREMPLAKKSAALFISQSGETADTLASLRYCRGEGVPIGAVVNVRGSTIARESDVTLPTLAGPEIGVASTKAFTCQLSVMAALAIHAAAARGTVDEAEERRLVKELGEAPRLASQVLKLERQIEKVARELAHYKHVLYLGRDTNFPLALEGALKLKEISYIHAEGYAAGELKHGPIALIDENMPVIVIAPHDRIFEKTVSNMQEVAARGGKIILITDREGAEKSTIDTLDTIILPPVPEIAAPILYALPIQMLAYYTAVFMGTDVDQPRNLAKSVTVE from the coding sequence ATGTGTGGAATTGTTGCCATTGTCGGTCATGCGCCTGTCGCGCCGTTGATCGTCGATGCTTTGAAGCGCCTCGAATATCGTGGCTATGACTCCGCCGGAGTGGCCACCGTCGAGCATGGCGAACTGGGGCGCAGGCGCGCCGAGGGCAAGCTCGTCAACCTGGAGAAGCGGCTTGAGGCCGAACCGCTCGCAGGCACCATCGGCATCGGTCATACGCGCTGGGCGACGCATGGCGTTCCTAACGAAACGAACGCCCACCCGCATTTTTCGAACGGCGTAGCCATCGTTCACAACGGCATCATCGAGAATTTCGCCGAACTGCGCGACGAGTTGAAGAAAGACGGATTTGTGTTTTCGTCGCAGACCGACACCGAGGTCGTGGCGCATCTGGTCAGCCGGGAACTGGCAAAGGGGGTTGCTCCCGTCGAGGCCGCCCACAATGCGCTGCGCCGCCTTCATGGCGCATTCGCGCTGGCGATCATGTTCGAGGGCGACGAAGACCTCATCGTCGGCGCGCGCAACGGCCCGCCGCTGGCCGTAGGGCACGGCGAAGGCGAAATGTTTCTCGGCTCGGATGCGATTGCGCTAGCGCCTTTCACCAACTCCATCACCTATCTGGAGGACGGGGATTGGGCGGTGGTGCGCCGCAACAGTGTCGAGATTTTCGACATGGAGGGCAAGCCCGTCCAGCGCAAGCGGCAGCGCTCCATCGGCAGCAGCTACATGGTGGACAAGGGCAATCACCGCCACTTCATGGAAAAGGAAATCCATGAACAGCCGGAAGTGATTTCGCACACGCTGGCCCACTATATCGATTTCACGACTGGCCGCACAAAGGCGCTGGAACTGCCCTTCGACTTCGCCGAAATCGACCGCATTGCCATTTCGGCCTGCGGCACGGCCTATCTGTCGGGCCTTGTCGGGAAATACTGGTTCGAGCGCTATGCGCGCCTGCCGGTCGACATCGATATCGCGTCGGAATTCCGCTATCGCGAAATGCCGCTGGCGAAGAAAAGCGCCGCGCTGTTCATTTCGCAATCCGGCGAAACCGCCGACACGCTTGCGTCGCTGCGCTATTGTCGCGGCGAAGGCGTTCCCATCGGCGCGGTGGTGAACGTGCGCGGCTCGACCATTGCGCGCGAATCGGATGTGACGCTGCCGACGCTGGCGGGGCCGGAAATAGGCGTCGCCTCGACCAAGGCGTTTACCTGCCAGCTTTCCGTCATGGCGGCGCTTGCGATCCATGCGGCGGCGGCGCGCGGCACGGTTGACGAGGCCGAAGAGCGAAGGCTGGTCAAGGAACTTGGCGAAGCGCCTCGGCTGGCAAGCCAGGTGCTGAAGCTCGAACGGCAGATCGAAAAGGTGGCGCGCGAACTGGCGCACTACAAGCACGTGCTCTATCTCGGGCGCGACACCAATTTCCCGCTCGCGCTGGAAGGCGCGCTCAAGCTCAAGGAAATCTCTTACATCCACGCCGAAGGTTATGCCGCGGGCGAACTCAAGCACGGCCCCATCGCACTGATCGACGAGAACATGCCGGTGATCGTCATTGCGCCGCATGACCGCATTTTCGAGAAGACCGTCTCCAACATGCAGGAGGTCGCGGCGCGCGGTGGCAAGATCATCCTCATCACGGATCGGGAAGGCGCGGAAAAATCGACTATCGACACGCTGGACACCATCATCCTGCCGCCCGTCCCCGAAATCGCCGCGCCGATCCTCTACGCATTGCCGATCCAGATGCTCGCTTATTACACAGCCGTGTTCATGGGAACCGATGTCGATCAGCCGCGCAATCTTGCCAAGTCGGTGACGGTTGAGTAG
- a CDS encoding DeoR/GlpR family DNA-binding transcription regulator, with the protein MFLSPRHSEIVQLAKDQGKVLVEELAARFDVTPQTIRKDLNDLCEQRMLRRIHGGALFPSGIENVEYEARRKIAADEKEAIGRAAARLIPDGASLFINIGTTTEEVSKALLDHDGLMVITNNINVANRMRVYPQIEVVIAGGIVRGSDGGVVGEAAVDFIRQFKVDYAVIGASAIDHDGALLDFDFREVKVAQAIIANARNVILVCDATKYERTAPVRIAHLSQVNTFITDRCDLPVIRKICADSDVHLIETARQ; encoded by the coding sequence ATGTTCCTTTCACCAAGGCATTCCGAAATTGTGCAGCTTGCGAAGGACCAGGGAAAGGTTCTTGTCGAGGAGCTTGCAGCCCGCTTCGACGTGACGCCGCAGACCATCCGCAAGGACCTGAACGATCTATGTGAACAGCGCATGCTGCGCCGTATCCACGGGGGCGCTCTGTTTCCTTCCGGTATCGAGAATGTGGAGTATGAAGCGCGGCGCAAGATCGCCGCTGACGAGAAGGAGGCCATTGGCAGGGCGGCGGCTCGCCTCATTCCGGATGGCGCGTCGCTTTTCATCAACATCGGCACCACAACCGAAGAAGTCAGCAAGGCGCTTCTTGACCATGACGGGCTCATGGTCATTACGAATAATATCAATGTCGCCAACAGGATGCGGGTCTATCCTCAGATCGAGGTGGTCATTGCGGGCGGCATCGTGCGCGGCTCGGACGGCGGCGTCGTCGGCGAGGCGGCGGTCGATTTCATCAGGCAGTTCAAGGTCGACTATGCGGTGATCGGCGCGTCGGCCATCGACCATGACGGCGCGCTCCTCGATTTCGATTTTCGCGAAGTGAAGGTCGCGCAGGCGATCATCGCCAATGCGCGCAACGTCATCCTCGTTTGCGATGCGACGAAATATGAACGCACCGCGCCGGTGCGCATCGCGCATCTGTCTCAGGTCAACACCTTTATCACGGACCGTTGCGACCTGCCGGTCATCCGGAAGATCTGCGCCGACAGCGACGTGCATCTGATCGAAACGGCCCGCCAGTAG